A portion of the Ricinus communis isolate WT05 ecotype wild-type chromosome 10, ASM1957865v1, whole genome shotgun sequence genome contains these proteins:
- the LOC8259789 gene encoding fasciclin-like arabinogalactan protein 16 yields the protein MDPHIYGVSKFLLFTFFFFFFSSFSSALPQNSSSKPSSNSGINSNSVLVALLDSHYTELAELVEKALLLQTLEESVGKHNITIFAPRNEALERQLDPEFKRFLLEPGNLKSLQTLLMFHIIPKRVGSSDWPTDASNPTWHITLSNNHLHLDVRDSGKKVVDSAELVRPDDVIRPDGVIHGIERLLIPQSVQEDFNRRRSLRSISAVLPEGAPEVDPRTHRLKKPAAPVPVGAPPVLPIYDAMAPGPSLAPAPAPGPGGPHHHFDGESQVKDFIQTLLHYGGYNEMADILVNLTSLATEMGRLVSEGYVLTVLAPNDEAMAKLTTDQLSEPGAPEQIIYYHIIPEYQTEESMYNAVRRFGKVKYDTLRLPHKVVAQEADGSVKFGSGDGSAYLFDPDIYSDGRISVQGIDGVLFPEEEKETTDAKPTTSVKVVTKARRGKLMEVACRMLGAFGQDSQFSTCHQ from the exons ATGGATCCTCACATCTATGGTGTCTCcaagttcttgttattcactttctttttctttttcttttcttctttttcttcagcATTGCCACAAAACTCATCTTCGAAACCTTCGTCTAATTCTGGAATCAACTCTAACTCAGTTCTCGTTGCGCTTCTTGATTCCCATTACACTGAGTTAGCTGAACTCGTTGAAAAGGCTCTCCTTCTGCAGACCCTTGAGGAATCTGTCGGTAAACACAATATTACCATCTTTGCACCGAGAAATGAAGCTTTAGAGCGACAACTTGACCCTGAGTTCAAGCGTTTCTTGCTTGAACCGGGGAATCTCAAGTCTCTTCAGACTCTTTTGATGTTCCACATTATACCCAAAAGAGTCGGATCCAGTGACTGGCCTACAGATGCATCAAACCCTACCTGGCACATCACTTTATCCAACAATCATCTTCACTTAGACGTCAGAGATTCCGGCAAGAAAGTTGTTGATTCAGCTGAGTTAGTTAGACCCGACGATGTGATCAGACCAGACGGAGTTATCCATGGAATCGAGAGGCTATTAATTCCACAATCAGTACAAGAAGATTTCAACAGAAGGAGAAGTCTCAGATCCATATCAGCAGTGTTACCGGAAGGCGCGCCGGAGGTGGATCCAAGAACCCACAGGCTTAAAAAACCAGCAGCCCCAGTGCCAGTAGGTGCACCCCCTGTGCTGCCAATATACGATGCAATGGCACCAGGTCCTTCCTTGGCTCCGGCACCAGCGCCGGGACCTGGCGGACCTCACCATCACTTTGATGGGGAGAGTCAGGTGAAGGACTTTATCCAAACACTATTACATTATGGTGGGTATAATGAAATGGCTGATATATTAGTGAACCTAACTTCACTAGCCACCGAAATGGGCCGGCTTGTATCAGAAGGGTATGTGTTAACCGTGTTGGCACCAAATGATGAAGCTATGGCTAAACTTACAACGGACCAGTTGAGCGAGCCGGGTGCACCGGAGCAGATTATCTACTATCATATAATACCCGAGTATCAAACAGAAGAGAGTATGTACAATGCAGTCAGGAGATTTGGGAAAGTAAAGTATGATACTTTGCGTTTGCCACATAAGGTTGTTGCACAGGAGGCTGATGGGTCTGTTAAATTTGGATCGGGTGATGGGTCTGCGTATTTGTTTGATCCTGACATTTACTCAGATGGAAGGATTTCAGTGCAAGGTATTGATGGTGTTTTGTTCCCTGAGGAGGAGAAAGAGACTACTGATGCAAAACCCACCACCTCGGTCAAGGTTGTCACTAAGGCCAGGAGAG GGAAATTAATGGAAGTAGCTTGTAGAATGCTTGGAGCTTTTGGACAGGATTCGCAATTCAGTACGTGTCATCAATGA